From the genome of Croceibacterium atlanticum:
CCAGCGCAGCATTTCCGCGCAGCATCAGGATTGGCGGCGCGCCTTCGATCTCCCGCAAAAGGGCAGGATATTCGGGCGAATCGTGGAACAGATATCGCGCGCCCGCCTTGCGCACACCCGCCACTTCCCGTTCCACCACCTCCACAGGTGCCGCGCGATAGGCGCGCTTTCCACGCGCTGCGAGATCGGGGAGCGCCTCAAGCGCGGAACGGGCATCGCCGAACCGGCGCAGCAATTGGGCATAGGATACCGGCCCGATATTGGGGGATCGGAGCAGACGGATGCGGGAAAATGCCTCGTCCTGCGACAAGGCTGCCGCTCCGCTCATTTCTTGCCGCCCACTCTTGGTTCCGTGCCCTGCGTCAGCCGTTTCAGATTGGCCCGGTGGAGCCAGATCACCAGCACGGCGATACCGCCCAGCACGGGGATGAACTGGTCATACCCCAGCACTGCCGCCGCAACCGCCGCCGCCACGACCGAACTCATGCCCGCGAGCGAACTGATCCGCGTCAGCGCCAGAACGCCCAGCCAGACCACCGCGTAGGTCAGGCCAATCGGCCAGGCGAGGCCAAAGCTCACGCCCGCATTGGTCGCCACGCCCTTGCCGCCCTTGAAGCGCAGCCAGACGGGGAAGCAATGACCCACCACCGCGCCAAATGCCGCCACCGGCACAGCCAGGGGGAAGAACTGCCAGACCAGCCAGACGGCGAAATAACCCTTGCCCAGATCGAGCAGCAGCGTGACCGCCGCCAGCCATTTGCTGCCGGTTCGCAGCACATTGGTGGCCCCGATATTGCCGGAGCCGATCTGGCGGATATCCCCCTTGCCCGCGGCCATGGCCAGCACCAGGCCGAAAGGGATCGATCCGAGGAAATATCCGAGGGCCAGAGCCCAAAGCCAGTCCATAACTTCCCTGCTTTCTCAGCGAATGCCTTGTCCGAAGGCAGCCTTGCCCTTACGCGGCATGAAAGAAAAGCGGGCCTTCGACAAGTTCGAGCCCATCGGGAATGGATTTGTCAGCGATGGACCCCTCCGCACCGATACTCCTGTTCGATTCCGGGATCGGTGGCCTCACCGTACTCGCAGAATTGCGCAAAATTTTGCCCCAGGCGCCGGTGATCTATGCGGCCGATACGGCCGGCCTCCCCTATGGCGCAAAGACCGAGGCGGAGATTGCAGCGCGCGTTTCCGGCCTGCTGGGGCGGCTGGCGGAACGATATCGCCCCCGGCTGATCTGCATTGCCTGCAACACCGCATCCACCATCGCATTGGGCATGGTGCGCGAAGTGCTGCATGTGCCGATCGTCGGGACGGTGCCCGCAATCAAACCCGCCGCGGAGATGACACGGACAGGAACGATCGGCCTGCTCGGCACGGCGGCAACGATCCGGCAGGCCTATGTCGATAATTTGCAGGCCGAATTCGCGGCGGACAAGCGGCTGCTGCGCTTTGCCGCGCCCGATCTCGTATCCGCGGCGGAAGCGAAATTGCGCGGTGAAGCTGTCGATCCGGATATCTACAGGCAGGCGGCGGAGGGGCTCCGCAGCCAACCCGGTGGGGCAGATATCGACACGGTCGTGCTGGCCTGCACCCATTTCCCGCTGGTGGAAGACGGGTTGGCCGCAGCATTCGGCCCCGGCGTGCGCTTCGTCCATGGCGCGCAGGGGATTGCCCGCCGCATCGCTTTTTTGACCGGTGACAATGAAATGCGGCGCGAAAGGCCCGATTTCGCCCTCTTCACCGGGGGTGCTTCGCAGTTCGAGGCATTGCTGCCTGCGCTGGTAAAATACGGACTAGATCATGCTGATCGCTTTTAATGCGAATCCATCGCAAACTCCGTGCTTTAAAGACCGGACTTCATCCACTAAATCGCCGGGGACTCATGGCCGCGGCTCTGGATGCGGTGCAAGACGGATAAGTCCGCTGAATTACGATCAGATCTTCGACCAGGCGATCGACCGGCTTCATTCCGAAGGTCGCTACCGTGTCTTTATCGACATCCTGCGCAACAAGGGTGCATTCCCCAATGCGCGCTGTTTCCATGGCCATAACGGGCCCAAGCCGATCACGGTCTGGTGCTCCAACGATTATCTGGCGATGGGCCAGCACCCCAAGGTAATCACCGCCATGGAAGAGGCGCTGCACGATGTCGGCGCCGGATCGGGCGGCACGCGCAATATCGGCGGCAACACCCATTTCCACATCCAGCTGGAAAGCGAACTGGCCGATCTGCATGGCAAGGAAGGAGCATTGCTGTTCACCAGCGGCTATGTCTCCAACGATGCCACGCTGTCCACGCTGGCCAAATTGCTGCCGGGCTGCGTCATTTTCTCTGACGAATTGAACCATGCCAGCATGATCGCCGGCATCCGCAATTCCGGCGCGGAGAAGCGGATTTTCCGCCACAACGATGTGGAACATCTGGAAGAACTGCTGGCGGCAGAAGATCCGGCAGTGCCGAAGCTGATCGCGTTCGAAAGCGTCTATTCCATGGATGCGGACATCGCGCCGATCCATGCGATTTGCGACCTGGCAGAAAAATACAATGCGCTGACCTATATCGACGAAGTCCACGCCGTCGGCATGTATGGCGCACGCGGCGGCGGCATTTCCGAACGTGACGAAGCGGCCCATCGCATCGACATCATCGAAGGCACGCTGGGCAAGGCATTCGGCGTCATGGGTGGCTATATCGCCGCCGACAAGAAGGTCATCGACTGCATCCGGTCCTATGCGCCGGGCTTCATCTTCACCACCTCGCTCAGCCCAGTGCTGACCGCCGGTGTTCTGGCCGCGGTGCGCCATCTGAAGAGTTCAAGCGTTGAACGCGAAGCGCAGCAGGCGGCCGCCGCCATGCTGAAGCAGAAGTTCCGCGAAGCCGGCCTGCCGGTCATGGATTCCACGACCCATATCGTGCCCCTGATGGTTGGCGATCCGGTCCGCGCGAAAAAGATCAGCGACATATTGCTGGCCGAATATGGCGTATATGTGCAGCCGATCAATTTCCCGACTGTGCCCCGCGGCACGGAACGGTTGCGCTTCACCCCCGGCCCCGCCCACACGGAAGCCATGATGGATGATTTGACCAGTGCCCTGGTCGAAATCTGGGATCGGCTCGAACTGCAACTGCGCGAAGCGGCCTGAACTCAATCGACATTCCGGTAATGCAAATGCCGGCCGTCAGTATGACGGCCGGCATTTCTACATGAACTAGTCGGAACTTCCGGTATTTCCGGCCGCTTCCTGCGCGCGTTCGGCGCGGGAGGCGGTGATATAATTGCGCGGCTGCACATTACCTTCGTGGCAGGCATATTCGTAGAATTCGTAAGTGCTGTCCCGCTTCCAATCCAGCCGCGTGCCCCAGGGGGCGGTGAAGATCACCGGATCTTCCCAATGCGATTCATAGATGATGCTGTCCGGCCCGGTCATGGTGAAGCGTTCGGTCAGTTTCGCTTCCGTGCTGATCGGTGAATCATTTTCGGGTGGGGAGCCGGAGGTCACGATATTGGTCGCGGATGGTCCGGGGCGGAAATGATCCGTTTCCACGACCAGCGTGTTCTTGTCCTCCCAATATCCGCGGCTTTCGCCAATCCAGTTCCGGATTTGCGAAGGGACGGTTGCACGCCCATCAGTGGGAATGATCCGCACTTCATGGATCATCTCCATCTGGATCGCGACAAGACCGGGCGCCTGAAAAATGCGCAGGCCGTTATTATACATCATCGGCATCATCGAAGCCGGAAGACCGCGCGTGATGCAGCGGTCCCAGCTGTCGAAATCCGTCAACCAGTCGAAATCCTGCTCTCGCCGCCAACTTGAACGCATTTCGGCCGAGCGGCGCTTCCCCTCTTCGGTCATTTCCGGGAGCCGCCCATTGGCAGGTTCGACCAGCAGCGAAGTCCGCCGGTTGACCACGCCCATTTCCACCCAATGCCCCTGGCCGATCTTGTCTTCGGAATCTTCCGCCTCATACCGGCCCGCCAGCCGGTCGATCCGAGCCTGCCGCTCTGCCAGCTCCTCTTCATTCAGGAACACGCGGTTGCCCTGTTCTTCGGTGCGCTGGAACGGCAATCCGTTCAGATGGTCGATTGGCCAGCGCCCGCGAAGATCGGGTTCGCCCCATTCGGTCAGTTCCGGCGTATAATCATCCGGTATCGGCGGCAGCTTCGTCAGATCTTCCTGCGCCGACAAGGACACCGCCCCGGCAGTCAGCGCAAACGCCATAGCAGCACCGGCGATACGGAATTTAGCTTGCATCTTGCCCCTTCCCAATTGCCTCTCCAGCGCAAACCCGCCGGAGAGAATATCGTTTCTTGAGCGTATTATTTGAAATGCAATTAAATTGCCAGCCCATCCGGATCGGATGATGCAATGCTATGCTTTTGTCGGCAGGGGCCTGCTCCGCGAAAGCTCCAGCAGCCGAGAAAGTCGCCATAAACCGCGCCTTTCCGGGTGCTCCACCCCTTCTCGCCCCCCTTCAAGCGGGGGGTTGATCGGCGGATCGACCAGCAGCGTCAACATTGTGAAAAGCGATGCCAGGGGCGGATACCGCAATTGCAAAAGCCGCCGTTTATGTTGCAGGCGCGGCCAGATTCCGCGCACCATGCGATCCGGCACCTCCCCACCGAGCAGGGAATGCAGGCTGCGCATCTGCACGCGCATCGCATTGCGGCCATGCCGCGTCGGCATCAGGCGGATCAGGCGTGACCAGTCTATCTGCGCCCGCCGTGCCAGAATGGCGAGATCGACCAGATGGCGCAGGTCAATCTGCCCGCGCGCATAATCATATTCCTGCAACTGGTCGTGCACGATAAAGATCAGCGCCTGATGATCCGGAGATGGGACCAGCACTCGCGCAGTATCCAGCGCCACCGCCTTCGCTTCATCCGCCAGCGCGGCATGGTCCAGCAGCGGCGCGGCGATCTTGATCCGGCTGTGCAGGTCGATCATGCCCGCATCCTTTTCCCTGCCGAGGGCGTGAACATCCCACCCATTGGGCGCTTCGCTGACATAGGAATATCCCAGTTCCCTCAGCGCGGAGATCGCATCCTCCAGCCGGTCCTGCGGCAGCATGATATCGAGGTCGGAGAGAATGCGATTGCACTCCCCGTCCCCATGATCCGCCAGCATGGCCGTGCCCTTCAGCATTACGGGGACGAGTCCGATTGAATTCAACTTTGCGGCTGCTTCCGCCAGTTGCGCCCGCAACATCGCATTGCGCTGCCGCGCCCTGCTGTCGATCTCCCGCAGGAAGGCCTGCACTTCTTCGGGGACATCATCGGCATTCTGCAATGCATCTGCCAGGGCGGGCGTCACCAGGCTGCGATTGGCCAGCGCCAGCAAGGTTTCCCACTCCACATCAGCCGGAACCGACCCGCGCAGGCATTGGGCTAAATCTGCGAGATCATCAAAACGCGAGGGCATGATCTTCCGCCAGCAAATGCGCAGCATCCGCCGCTTCCCCATAAGACAGCGTCAGGCATTGCGCCCCGGCAACCAGATCGCACATGCCGCGCACCATGCCCGCACTGGATTGCCCACTTTCCGAATAAGCTTCTCCAAACAGGGTTTGCAGCGCCGCCACCCGGTCCCAGCCATCAACGGCTGCCTGCGCACCATCCTGACGCTGCAGGCGGATGACCGCGCCGACACGCCTTGGCCTTGCGTCAACAGGGCGAACTGGCAGATATTTCAGCACTGCCCCATCCTCCCGCTCGTGCACGGGCAATTGTTCTACATCGGCCCAGGCGGCAGCATGTGGCCAGGATCCGCGTTTCAGAGTTAGCGGCAAGGGCAGCCCCTGCACCATGCCGGACGGATCGGCAAAAGCGATGTCATCCCCGGCAAAGCCCCACCCCTGGGCGATCAGCGCCAGGGTGAGCGTGCTCTTTCCGGTGCCCGGACTGCCGCAAAGCAGCACTGCCCTGTCGCCCCGGACAAGGCAGGCCGTATGCAGCGCGATGCGGCTTTCCCGGCTCAGTATGTTGGTCAGCATGGTATGGCGCAGCCGCGTCGCCAACCTGCCGGGTGCCACGAATTGCGCTTCGCCGCCTTCGGCAAGCAGGGCGATCCGATCGCCGAAGGGGATCACGTGAATGCGCTGTCCGGACCCGCGCGGCGCAATCAATTCGCCATAAGGGGGGCGCAGTTCATCAATCAGCGCCGCATCATCGGCCACCACTTCAAAATCGTGGCCACCCAGATCGACTGAAAAGCCTGCGCAATGGGCTGGCGCTGGCGCGATGGCAGCGTTAAACAATCCGCTTTCGCAAGCATCGGCCAGCCAGCTGGCAGCCATATGCTGCGCATCGTGGCGGGTTTGCGCATGCGGCACGAAAGCCATGGCCATATCGTGAAGGGTGATACCGGACTGTGCCTGTTCGACCAGCGCGGCGGCGCTTTCATTCAGTTCGACAAGCTGCTGCTGCCGAGGTGTGAAAAACATCACCCGGCCATCCAGATGCAGCAATTCACCGCCTGGCGCCCAACGAAATTCAAGACGTGATTGATCCGACACGTCGATCCCTGCCTGCTACCGACAACCCAAACAGGCAATGCCTAGCAGGAAAGGATGAATCAAATAGCGGCCGCCGGCATTACCGGCAGCCGCGTGAAATGCAGGTTCAGGAAAAACTCAGCGCCGGCCTCGACCGCCGCCCTGATTGCCGGGGTCCCCAGGACCCCTGCCCGGACCGTCATTGACCGGCGGATTACCCGGAGGCGCACAATCCGAACCGTTGCCAACGCCGTTATTGCAACCTGGACCGCCGTTACCGTCCGGAATGCCCGCGGATTGGGCAATCGCTGGAGATACGAGCGAGGTCGACATGAGCATGGTCATTGCCGGCGGCACGGTCGCGGCGAACTTGCCGCAATTGCCGAGAAATGCACGACGATCACTCGCCATGCGCTGCATCTGGTTATCTTCCATGTGGTCAGACATGCGTACACTCCCCTCGGGACACGCTTCCTTATCCATCAAAGTATATTTGCGGGCAACCACATCTGATGATGCGTCCCAAACTGGGACCAATATCTGCTGTTGGCGCCACTTTTCCGGTCAGCCATTCAAACAGGAAGGGGCCACCGGCATAATTGCCAAATACTTCTGGCTTCCGGCGTGAAGGGAAATCACTCCAGGCGTTATGAATAACGCTGCTGCCCTGCCTGAGGCCAAATCATTCGAATGATGGAGCGCGGAAGCAATGGCTACCCATAAGGGGTGGACGAAAAGGCAACGCCCGCATCTTCCCAGAAGACGCGGGCGTGCAAAGCAACCGAACGGATGGCGATTTAGCGCAGGCTCACCACATTGTCCGTGACCGGCAGGGCCCGCTCGCCCGTATAAAGGCTGGCCATTGGCTCATCCTCCACGATCACAGCTTGCGCAGCACCAAAGCCGTTGAACGCCGTCTTCATCGCTGCGCCGTAAGCGCCCAGCATACCGATTTCGAAAAAGTCGCCGGCCTGAATATCGCCCGGCAGCATGAAGGGGCCCTTCATGAAATCGGCATCGTCGCAAGTCGGGCCGTAGAAGGAGAATTCCTCGAACGGCTGGACCAGATCATCTTCCAGTGCGCGCACCGGAAAACGCCAAGCGACATGGGCGGCATCGAACAAGGCACCATAAGCCCCGTCGTTGATGTAAAGTTCCTCGCCGCGGCGCTTTTCGATCTTCACGATGAGGCTCGAATATTCCGCGCATAGTGCGCGGCCGGGTTCGCACCACAGTTCCGCATTATAGGCGATCGGCAGTGCTTCGAAATGGCGGTGGATGATCGCGAAATAATCTTCCAGCGGCGGCGGTTCCATGCCCGGATAGACCGAAGGGAAACCACCCCCCACATCGACCATGTCGATCACCACGCCGGAATCGGCGATGGCTGCACGCACGCGTTCCAATGCCTGAACATAGGCAAAGGGTGTCATCGCCTGGCTGCCGACATGGAAACACAGGCCAAGCCAGTCGGACGCCTGGCGCGTCGCCTGCAGCAGCGCGGCGGCATCGGCCAGATCCACGCCGAATTTCGACGCAAGGCTCAGCTCGGAATATTCGGACGAAACGCGCAGCCGCACGCACAACCGCAGATCGGTGGCGGCATTGCCTTCATCGTCGCGCGTTGCGTCGACGATCTTGCGCAATTCCTCTTCCGTATCGAGGCTGAAAGTACGCACGCCATGTTCGCGATAAGCTTCGCGGATGGCGCTGGCAGTCTTCACCGGATGCATGAAGCACAGACGCGCATCAGGCAGGGTGGCATGCACCAGCCGCACTTCCGCGATGGAAGCCACGTCGTAATGGGTAATACCGTTCGCCCACAGGATCTGGAGCAGATCCGGCGAAGGATTCGCCTTCACTGCATACATCGCCTTGCCCGGAAACTTCTCAGCGAAGAATCGGGCCGCGCGCGCAGCAGCGTGCGGACGGTTGAGGATAACCGGTTCGTCCGGCGCGATATCGCGGACTACAGACCGGGCGTCAGGATAAGTGTGCAATTCAAGGGACCCCCAAACGGTTAGTTTGAACAAGGCTGCCTTGCGGTTAGGAAGTCCCCTTGGGGCAGCGGAGCGGCGCATATAGGGCCTCGAATTCTAATCGCAAATCAAAAATTCAACGCCTCGTTTTTAGCTCGTGAATCAATGGGCTGGCGGCGGGCTGCGTTCCCATGCTGCGCGGAACGGGGGCTGCATTGCGATGAGTTGAAGCCCATGCACCCAAGCGGACA
Proteins encoded in this window:
- the plsY gene encoding glycerol-3-phosphate 1-O-acyltransferase PlsY, translating into MDWLWALALGYFLGSIPFGLVLAMAAGKGDIRQIGSGNIGATNVLRTGSKWLAAVTLLLDLGKGYFAVWLVWQFFPLAVPVAAFGAVVGHCFPVWLRFKGGKGVATNAGVSFGLAWPIGLTYAVVWLGVLALTRISSLAGMSSVVAAAVAAAVLGYDQFIPVLGGIAVLVIWLHRANLKRLTQGTEPRVGGKK
- the murI gene encoding glutamate racemase, with translation MDLSAMDPSAPILLFDSGIGGLTVLAELRKILPQAPVIYAADTAGLPYGAKTEAEIAARVSGLLGRLAERYRPRLICIACNTASTIALGMVREVLHVPIVGTVPAIKPAAEMTRTGTIGLLGTAATIRQAYVDNLQAEFAADKRLLRFAAPDLVSAAEAKLRGEAVDPDIYRQAAEGLRSQPGGADIDTVVLACTHFPLVEDGLAAAFGPGVRFVHGAQGIARRIAFLTGDNEMRRERPDFALFTGGASQFEALLPALVKYGLDHADRF
- the hemA gene encoding 5-aminolevulinate synthase, with amino-acid sequence MNYDQIFDQAIDRLHSEGRYRVFIDILRNKGAFPNARCFHGHNGPKPITVWCSNDYLAMGQHPKVITAMEEALHDVGAGSGGTRNIGGNTHFHIQLESELADLHGKEGALLFTSGYVSNDATLSTLAKLLPGCVIFSDELNHASMIAGIRNSGAEKRIFRHNDVEHLEELLAAEDPAVPKLIAFESVYSMDADIAPIHAICDLAEKYNALTYIDEVHAVGMYGARGGGISERDEAAHRIDIIEGTLGKAFGVMGGYIAADKKVIDCIRSYAPGFIFTTSLSPVLTAGVLAAVRHLKSSSVEREAQQAAAAMLKQKFREAGLPVMDSTTHIVPLMVGDPVRAKKISDILLAEYGVYVQPINFPTVPRGTERLRFTPGPAHTEAMMDDLTSALVEIWDRLELQLREAA
- a CDS encoding nucleotidyltransferase family protein, with product MPSRFDDLADLAQCLRGSVPADVEWETLLALANRSLVTPALADALQNADDVPEEVQAFLREIDSRARQRNAMLRAQLAEAAAKLNSIGLVPVMLKGTAMLADHGDGECNRILSDLDIMLPQDRLEDAISALRELGYSYVSEAPNGWDVHALGREKDAGMIDLHSRIKIAAPLLDHAALADEAKAVALDTARVLVPSPDHQALIFIVHDQLQEYDYARGQIDLRHLVDLAILARRAQIDWSRLIRLMPTRHGRNAMRVQMRSLHSLLGGEVPDRMVRGIWPRLQHKRRLLQLRYPPLASLFTMLTLLVDPPINPPLEGGREGVEHPERRGLWRLSRLLELSRSRPLPTKA
- a CDS encoding decarboxylase — its product is MHTYPDARSVVRDIAPDEPVILNRPHAAARAARFFAEKFPGKAMYAVKANPSPDLLQILWANGITHYDVASIAEVRLVHATLPDARLCFMHPVKTASAIREAYREHGVRTFSLDTEEELRKIVDATRDDEGNAATDLRLCVRLRVSSEYSELSLASKFGVDLADAAALLQATRQASDWLGLCFHVGSQAMTPFAYVQALERVRAAIADSGVVIDMVDVGGGFPSVYPGMEPPPLEDYFAIIHRHFEALPIAYNAELWCEPGRALCAEYSSLIVKIEKRRGEELYINDGAYGALFDAAHVAWRFPVRALEDDLVQPFEEFSFYGPTCDDADFMKGPFMLPGDIQAGDFFEIGMLGAYGAAMKTAFNGFGAAQAVIVEDEPMASLYTGERALPVTDNVVSLR